The following are from one region of the Candidatus Acidulodesulfobacterium ferriphilum genome:
- the lexA gene encoding transcriptional repressor LexA, producing the protein MLSKQQKNVLDFIEKYFHDKGYSPSYKEIGAALGLSSKSTIFKHIKSLKERGVIDTVPGKKRSVYPVIPVIPAFNKNQIPAAPVSLVKDAKSFNAADIKNAGHNIDLDSISNTASIHLYGYIAAGYPIEAVQIDEFIEVPNSLAGGESKNIFALKVRGESMIEDMIMDGDIIILKKCSEVPNGKIIAAMIDGYEATLKRYYRLKDGRVKLTPSNPNYKPIILDYDKVKIIGKLVGLLRKY; encoded by the coding sequence ATGCTTAGCAAACAACAAAAGAATGTTTTGGACTTTATAGAAAAATATTTTCACGATAAAGGCTATTCCCCTTCCTATAAAGAGATAGGCGCCGCCCTCGGATTATCTTCTAAATCTACGATATTTAAACATATAAAATCGCTTAAAGAAAGAGGGGTCATAGATACCGTTCCGGGTAAAAAGAGGTCTGTTTATCCGGTTATACCGGTTATACCTGCTTTTAACAAAAATCAAATTCCGGCGGCGCCGGTTTCTTTGGTGAAAGATGCAAAGAGTTTTAACGCCGCGGATATAAAAAATGCCGGTCATAATATCGATTTGGACTCAATAAGCAATACGGCATCCATCCATTTATACGGATATATAGCCGCGGGTTATCCCATCGAAGCCGTACAAATCGACGAGTTTATCGAGGTACCGAATAGTTTGGCGGGCGGCGAATCTAAAAACATATTCGCGCTTAAGGTTAGAGGCGAGTCTATGATAGAAGATATGATTATGGACGGGGATATAATAATATTGAAAAAATGCAGCGAGGTTCCTAACGGCAAAATAATTGCGGCAATGATAGACGGTTACGAGGCTACTTTAAAAAGATATTACAGGCTCAAGGACGGCAGGGTTAAGCTCACGCCCTCCAATCCCAATTATAAGCCGATTATACTCGATTACGACAAAGTCAAGATAATAGGCAAACTTGTAGGATTGTTACGAAAATATTAA
- a CDS encoding site-specific DNA-methyltransferase translates to MNNINVINEKYNVNIARSAARKTVQNKDKKEIKIKDAFLYLADCMNVFCKIADNSIDFIATDPPYFLDGMGDEWSDVELRKRESKAGVVRGLPRGMKFDPSQGKRLEIFFYNVSKEAIRVLKPGGFMASFSSGRLFHRIASASENAGFEIRDMLIWEHNGGQGKAFTQDHFVRKMKISNDEKENIIKKLQNRKTPQLRPKFESILLAQKPKEGTFVENWLKWGTGLIRTDFETQQTTILNYRKPNMRKEIGHMTIKPVEIMERLIEIFSVQGQVVLDPFMGSGTTGVAALRKMRKFIGFEIEKEYFKIAKKRLERFNAQRSEQLL, encoded by the coding sequence ATGAATAATATAAATGTAATAAACGAAAAATATAATGTTAATATTGCTCGCTCTGCTGCGCGTAAAACCGTTCAAAATAAGGATAAAAAAGAAATAAAAATAAAAGACGCCTTTTTATATCTTGCCGACTGTATGAATGTATTTTGCAAGATAGCCGATAATAGCATAGATTTTATCGCTACGGATCCTCCTTATTTTTTAGACGGTATGGGCGATGAATGGTCGGATGTTGAATTAAGGAAAAGAGAATCAAAAGCCGGCGTTGTTCGCGGTCTCCCAAGAGGAATGAAATTCGATCCTTCACAAGGGAAACGACTCGAAATTTTTTTTTATAATGTTTCAAAAGAGGCAATTAGAGTATTAAAGCCGGGCGGCTTCATGGCTTCCTTCTCGTCAGGCCGGCTTTTTCATCGCATCGCCTCGGCATCGGAAAATGCAGGTTTTGAAATACGCGATATGTTAATATGGGAACATAACGGCGGGCAGGGAAAGGCATTTACCCAAGATCATTTCGTTAGAAAAATGAAAATTTCCAATGATGAAAAAGAAAATATTATTAAGAAATTACAAAATAGAAAAACGCCTCAATTAAGACCAAAATTTGAGAGTATCCTCTTAGCACAAAAACCAAAAGAAGGAACATTTGTCGAAAATTGGTTGAAATGGGGTACAGGTCTTATTCGCACGGACTTTGAAACTCAACAAACGACCATCCTTAACTACAGAAAACCAAATATGAGAAAAGAAATTGGACATATGACGATAAAACCTGTAGAGATAATGGAAAGATTAATTGAAATATTTAGCGTTCAAGGACAAGTAGTCCTTGATCCGTTTATGGGAAGCGGAACGACAGGCGTTGCGGCATTAAGAAAAATGAGAAAATTTATAGGTTTTGAAATTGAAAAAGAATATTTTAAAATTGCAAAGAAACGGCTTGAACGGTTTAACGCGCAGCGAAGCGAGCAATTGTTATGA
- a CDS encoding ADP-glyceromanno-heptose 6-epimerase: MIIVTGGAGFIGSNIVEALNKKGETNILVVDNLTDGRKMRNLADLDILDYMDKDDFLTNIKSGYDFGTVKAIFHEGACSSTTEWDGKFIMRNNFEYSKELLKWCQGTGTQYIYASSASVYGGGQNGFKEDRLCEHPINMYAYSKFQFDQYVRSIIKKTKYQIAGFRYFNVYGPRETHKGTMSSVAFHFNNQILANSKAKLFEGTGGYGNGEQRRDFIYVEDCADVNLWFLDHPGKSGIFNLGTGKARSFNDVANAVIKWHGSGKIEYIPFPDHLKGAYQSFTEADIAALRGIGYGKPFLSIEEGVKKYLDWLNNGDKSRLSH; the protein is encoded by the coding sequence ATGATAATAGTTACTGGCGGGGCAGGTTTTATAGGGTCTAATATTGTAGAAGCTCTTAACAAAAAGGGTGAAACAAATATTTTAGTTGTCGATAATCTTACCGACGGCCGAAAAATGCGCAATCTTGCAGACCTCGATATTTTGGACTACATGGACAAGGATGATTTTTTGACGAACATCAAATCAGGATATGACTTTGGAACCGTTAAGGCTATTTTTCATGAAGGCGCATGCTCTTCCACAACCGAATGGGACGGAAAGTTTATAATGAGAAACAACTTTGAATACTCAAAAGAGTTATTAAAATGGTGTCAGGGAACGGGGACGCAATATATATATGCATCATCCGCTTCCGTTTACGGCGGCGGCCAAAATGGATTTAAGGAGGATAGGCTTTGTGAACACCCTATTAATATGTATGCCTACTCTAAGTTTCAATTTGACCAATATGTGAGAAGTATTATAAAAAAGACAAAATATCAGATAGCAGGCTTCAGATATTTTAATGTCTATGGGCCGAGGGAAACTCATAAAGGAACTATGTCGAGCGTTGCGTTTCACTTTAATAACCAGATACTTGCAAATAGCAAGGCGAAACTCTTCGAGGGGACCGGCGGTTATGGAAACGGCGAGCAAAGGCGTGATTTTATTTATGTCGAAGACTGCGCAGATGTTAATTTATGGTTTTTAGACCATCCGGGTAAATCAGGAATATTTAATCTCGGAACGGGAAAAGCAAGGTCATTTAACGATGTCGCAAACGCCGTAATAAAATGGCATGGCTCAGGAAAGATTGAATATATACCCTTCCCCGACCACCTTAAAGGCGCATATCAGAGCTTTACCGAAGCGGATATTGCCGCTTTACGCGGCATAGGATACGGAAAACCTTTTCTATCAATCGAGGAAGGGGTTAAGAAATATTTGGACTGGCTGAATAACGGCGATAAAAGCCGTTTATCACACTGA
- a CDS encoding deoxyribonuclease IV, whose translation MKILLGAHVSIAGGLKNVCAHAKITGSNAVQIFTKNQLQWSAKELDSNEISSFKKCAVGESLTVAAHLSYLVNLGSTDETIKEKSTFGIINEIKRCSLLGIKYLVFHPGSNKYLSEEETIKQIALNLSGIIKQTAEFKDVILVLETTAGQGNQIGYRLEHIAGIIGLAGNSERLGVCIDTCHIFAAGCDIRTLSEYNKFMKDFEDIIGFNKLKVVHLNDSLKPLGSKVDRHASIGKGCIGQDAFGFIVNDKRLEDIPLIIETPGSDREHKIDLDVLKGMIKK comes from the coding sequence ATGAAAATATTATTAGGTGCACATGTTTCTATTGCAGGGGGACTAAAAAATGTCTGTGCGCATGCAAAAATTACGGGGTCCAATGCCGTTCAGATATTTACAAAAAACCAGTTGCAATGGTCGGCGAAGGAGCTTGATTCTAACGAAATCTCTTCTTTTAAAAAATGCGCAGTTGGCGAAAGTTTAACAGTTGCGGCCCACCTTTCATATTTAGTTAATCTCGGAAGCACGGATGAAACAATAAAAGAAAAATCTACCTTCGGTATTATAAATGAAATTAAAAGATGCAGTCTGCTTGGCATAAAATATTTGGTATTTCATCCCGGTTCAAATAAATATTTATCCGAAGAGGAAACAATAAAACAAATTGCATTAAATTTGAGCGGAATTATAAAGCAAACGGCGGAATTTAAAGATGTTATTTTAGTTCTTGAAACTACGGCAGGGCAGGGTAACCAGATAGGATACAGGCTGGAACATATCGCGGGGATTATTGGACTGGCTGGAAATAGCGAAAGATTAGGTGTTTGCATCGATACATGCCACATCTTTGCGGCAGGCTGTGATATAAGAACTTTGTCCGAATATAATAAATTTATGAAAGATTTTGAAGATATTATCGGCTTTAATAAGTTAAAGGTCGTGCATCTTAACGATTCCCTAAAGCCTCTCGGTTCCAAAGTAGATAGGCATGCTTCGATAGGGAAGGGATGTATCGGTCAGGATGCATTCGGATTTATCGTAAACGATAAAAGACTCGAAGACATACCGTTAATCATCGAAACACCCGGAAGCGACAGGGAACATAAAATCGATTTAGATGTTTTAAAGGGTATGATAAAAAAATAG
- the bfr gene encoding bacterioferritin, producing MKGNEEILKRLNLRLAEELTAINQYMVHSEMCDNWGYGELHKEIEKRAIDEMKHAEKLIGRILFLEGIPTVSNYNKMYIGSTVELMHKNDRNAEENAIKAYNEDIKFAAEIKDNGTKDLIQSILDEEEAHIDKLEEYLDQIGQMGLQIYLSTYRK from the coding sequence ATGAAAGGAAACGAAGAAATTCTTAAAAGGCTTAATCTAAGATTAGCCGAGGAATTAACCGCTATCAATCAATACATGGTTCACTCCGAAATGTGCGATAACTGGGGTTATGGCGAGCTTCATAAAGAAATCGAAAAGCGGGCGATAGACGAAATGAAACATGCCGAAAAATTAATCGGCAGGATATTATTTCTTGAAGGCATACCTACAGTTTCAAATTACAACAAAATGTATATAGGTTCAACGGTCGAATTAATGCATAAAAACGACAGAAATGCCGAAGAGAATGCCATTAAAGCATACAACGAAGATATAAAGTTTGCCGCCGAGATTAAAGACAACGGAACAAAGGATTTAATCCAATCCATACTTGACGAGGAAGAGGCGCATATCGACAAACTTGAAGAATATCTGGATCAAATTGGGCAAATGGGACTTCAAATTTATCTTTCTACATATAGAAAGTAA